A single region of the Betta splendens chromosome 12, fBetSpl5.4, whole genome shotgun sequence genome encodes:
- the sigmar1 gene encoding sigma non-opioid intracellular receptor 1 → MSVVRTTFKLFAFVAVSVLSVLLLRHWMATKQYVFNREDIAKLAKQYAGQDHEQAFSKVVVELRKRYPGHILPDEDLQWVFVNAGGWMGSMCLLHASLTEYVLLFGTAVDTGGHSGRYWAEISDTIISGTFRQWKEGTTKSEIYYPGDNIVHVVGEATSVQWTAGTWMVEYGRGFIPSTLGFALADTLFSTQDFLTMFYTVRVYVKGLLLEAGTLLTDAGVF, encoded by the exons ATGTCTGTAGTCAGAACGACTTTTAAGCTCTTCGCATTCGTCGCAGTCTCCGTCTTGTCCGTGCTGCTGTTGCGGCACTGGATGGCCACAAAGCAGTATGTTTTCAACAGGGAAGACATCGCCAAATTGGCCAAACAGTACGCTG GACAGGACCACGAGCAGGCCTTCTCTAAAGTGGTGGTGGAGCTCAGGAAGAG ATATCCAGGACACATACTGCCAGACGAGGACCTGCAGTGGGTGTTTGTGAACGCTGGAGGCTGGATGGGCTCCATGTGTCTGCTCCATGCTTCACTTACAGAGTACGTGTTGTTGTTTGGCACAGCGGTGGACACAGGAGGGCACTCAG GTCGCTACTGGGCCGAGATATCTGATACCATCATCTCCGGCACTTTCAGACAGTGGAAAGAGGGGACGACCAAAAGTGAAATTTACTATCCTG GTGACAACATTGTACATGTTGTGGGTGAGGCCACGTCAGTGCAGTGGACTGCTGGGACATGGATGGTAGAGTACGGTCGAGGTTTCATCCCTTCCACGCTGGGATTCGCCCTCGCAGACACGCTGTTCAGCACCCAGGACTTCCTCACAATGTTCTACACTGTACGTGTCTATGTCAAGGGTCTGCTGCTTGAGGCTGGAACGCTGCTTACAGACGCTGGAGTTTTCTGA